In Pseudemcibacter aquimaris, the sequence AGAAATGCCGGACTTGAACCACCGCTCCAATCCATTGAATCCATTTCTATTCTAACCAATTTCACATTGCTGGCTGAAACGGATATGATTGCTGCGATGCCAAATCACGTGGTGGAAAATAATAACGATCTGATAAAATTACCAATCACATTTGATGCTGCAACCAGCGCTGTTGGTATCAGTTACCGTTCGGATTATACCCCCTCAACCGCAGTTAATTATTTCATTGAAACCTTAAAACAGGTTGCCAATGAAATAAGCGATATTTAACCGAATTTTGGCAATAACCCTGCTGCGGCAGCAATGAAGCAAATGGCCAGAAACGCTGTATAAACAAGGATCACATTAATCAGTTTATCGCTACCAGCTCTGAAATCTTTATTTTCAAATTTCTTGCGACTTGCCCGTACACAAAGCGCGGGCATAAGCGTTGCCATAACCATTCCAAACAGGCCAACCAAGCCAATGGCATAAAGAAAACCATTTGGGAAAAATACACCACCAATTGTCGGCGGAATAAATGTAATCGCCGCCGTTTTTAATCGGCCCATGCCATCATCACTGAATTTAAATTTGTCCGCAATAAAATCAAATAACCCCAGTGACACGCCAAGGAAACTTGATACAACAGCCATATTGGCAAAGGCGTTTACAAGCGCAGAAAGATTTGCGCTTTCAGCAACATTATTAAGCGCACCAACAATATCGCCAATATTTCCACCGCTTGCGATGATCGGTTTAAATTCTTCGCGGCCGATATTACCTTGTGTCACCATTAACCAAAGCGCATAAACAACCATTGAAAACAGTGATCCGTAAAGTACGCTTTTTCTGATTAAATCAGGCTTTTTACCGTAATATTTCATCACGCTCGGGATAGCTGCGTGATAACCATATGACGCCAGAAAATAAGGTAGGGCTGCGAAAATAAATGGAATATATTCCGCTTTATTATCAAGCAAAACAGGCAATTGAATTCGTGTAGTAAATTCACCCATCGAAAGCAAAAATGTAATCGACATACCGCCAACAATAATCGCATTTATGCGCCCTACCATTGCGGTACTTAACCAAACAATAAAGGCAAGCCCAAACGCGAACGTCAGACCTGCAACAACCGGTGGCAAGTTTAACCCAATCGATGCTTCAAGCGTATGACTTACGATTGAACCACCCCCACTGATATAGGCATAGGTAAGCACATATAAAACAAAGGCAAACGTGATGCCGTTAAACAAATTCCATTTGGGGCCGAGAGTATCTTTTACAAAAGTATCATAACTGGAACCACGCGGATAATTGAGGTTGGTTTCCACCACCATAAGGCCGGATTGATACAATAAATACCAACTAACCACCAAGGCTATTATAGACCATGTGAACCACATTCCTGACGTAATAATCGGAAGAGAGAACATCCCCGCACCAACAGTAGCACCCGCAATAATTGCGGTGCCCACAAGGACGGATGGATTTTTATCTTCTGACATATATTTTTCTCCCTCTTCGCTCCCGATCTCTCAGGAAATTTTTCTCTAATACCCCAACAATTTCAACAACTTAATAATAATTACAACATCATTTCTTCAATAAGAATAATGTTTTACATGTAATGTTTGTTTTATGTTTCTGGATACGATATATGTTTCGAGTAAACATGAAAAGAATTTAATTTTTAATAACTGGATTATAAACATGACAGACAAAAATTGGGATAACATCGACCAGGCGACAATGGCCGTTTGGGCTGGTGAAGAAAAAACATTTTTGGAGGGCTGCGCACAAGTTCCGATCGTGAACAGTGTTTCATATAGCCACGATGATGTTGATGAATGGTTTGAAGTTGCGACCGGTAAACGCGAAGGCCACATTTACAGCCGTAACACCAACCCGACCGTTGATGTTTTTGAAGAAAAAATGCGCGTCCTTGAGGGCGCGGAAGCCGCGACAAGTTTTTCAACTGGAATGGCTGCGATCAGCAACGCCTTATTCACATTTTTATCACCAGGACAACGCGTAGTATCAACAAAAGATACGTATGGCGGCACCAGCGTTGTATTCTTAGAACATCTACCGCGTTTTGGTGTTGATGTTAGTCTTGTTGAAACAACCGACATGGACGCGATCGAAGCAGAAGTTGATAAAGGCTGTGATCTACTTTATCTGGAAACACCAACAAACCCGACGATGAAGGTTCTTGATCTAAAACGTTTGATTGCCTACGGGAAAGAGAGAGGCGCGATTGTTATTGTTGATAACACATTTGCCACACCGATTAACCAAAACCCGCTTGCACTTGGTGCTGATCTTGTGGTGCACAGTGCGACAAAATTCCTTGGTGGTCATTCTGATGCGATGGGCGGCATTCTTTGTGGTAAAGAAGACCTGATTAAAAAAGCATATTCTTTCCGTGAAATTAATGGTGCATCACTTGACGCCAATTCAGCATATTTGCTTCTTCGTGGTCTTAAAACATTAAAACTACGCGTTAAACAGCAAAACGAAAATGCGCTTGCACTTGCCAAATATCTTGAAGGTCACGATAAGGTGGAAAAAGTTTTCTATCCAGGTCTTGAAAATGATCCGGGTCATGAAATCGCAAAAGGTCAAATGCGTGGGTTTACAGGTATGCTTAGTTTCTCGCTTAAGGGCGGGTTTGATAGCGTTCGTAAGTTTCTGCCATCTGTTAAATATGCGCACCGCGCAGCGCACCTTGGTGGTGTTGAAACAATTCTTGGGCCACCCCGTACAGCAAGCCATGTTGAACTAACAGAAGAGCAACGCGCTGCACTCGGCATTCCGGAAAGTCTGATCCGTTGTTCAGTAGGCATCGAAGATATTGATGACATCATTGCCGATTTCGAACAAGCAATGAAGTCGCTTTAAAAAGCGTTTAGACAAATAAAAAGGAGAGCGTGGCGTGGTTCGCGCTCTCCCGTTTTTCAGACAATAACAGGCTAACCAACCACGTCCCTGTCTGAATAGCTTATTATACCATAAAATAAGCCATTTTTCAATTTCGCCGCTTATGGTTTCCAATTCTCTTTTAAAATCAATAGCCCTGAATTAACCATGTTTTTCGGCGGCTGACGCAGAGTAAAAACGACTCCGATTTATCTTAGGAAATTTAAGCTGAGTTTGCATCTAACATTGATCTCAGCATATTTTGCCGTTTCGGCATGTTCTGCATAGGCAATTATTGTTTATCTATAAATACTTCCCAGCATTTTCCACATTTTCAAGTGGCATATTTCTTGCATTATTTTCCTGCAAACATATTGGGAAGAAAAAATGATCATTATACCAGATAAAACATATCCAGCGAACGCCATTGGTGCAACGTCATTACAAGGCAACCAAACTTCAAATCAAGAAACGCAGGCTCACAATAACAGAGCTGCGCGCATTGTTGAAGATAAGGTCGAAATATCATCCGAAGCGCTGGATGCATATGAAGCTAGCCTTAAAGCGCGAAATGAAGCACAGAATGCCTTAACCGAAAAAATCATGTCAAAAGGGTTTCTTGACTGGGCAGAAGAGGTAAATAGAGAAAAGCTAGAAGCAGAGGTTAGAGCACAAGTTCTTAGTTCAATGGGATATAGCGAAGAGGATTACGCAACATTAGAAGCCGAAGTCCAGCAACGCATCGAGCAAATCATTAAAGAAAAAATAGAAGAGAAAATAGAAGAAGAACTTGCCAAAAAACTGAAGGAGTCAAATCCTGAAAATGATCAGTTTGCGAATATCAGTTTTAGGAAATAATAATGCATACTATTGCGCGCGAAATTAATTAAGGTAATATGCATCCTTAAAGTAAATTAAGACTACAGGCACTATTTTGACATTAACCGCACTCGATCCCACTGATCTTAAAATTCTATCTGTACTGCAGAACGAAGGCAGGATCAGCAAAACCGATCTTGCGGAACGTGTGAACCTTTCCCCATCCCCATGTTGGGTACGTCTTCAACGGTTAGAAGATGAAGGATACATCACGAGCTATAGCGCCAATATCGTTCTTGATAAGCTTTTTTCATTTTCGACCGTGATGGTTGAAGTCAGCCTAAAAAGCCATACAAAGAATGATTTTATTCGTTTCGAAGAAGCAGTTCAATCAATGGACCATGTGGTGGATTGTTACGCAACGGGCGGGGGCATTGATTACATCCTGCGCATCGTCGCAAAAGATATTGATCTATACCAAAAGCTAATTGATGAAATGCTGGACGCTGATATCGGAATTGATCGTTATTTTACCTATATCGTCACCAAAACCGTTAAATCATCAAATCAAATTAAAATAAACGCATTACTGGATAATTAAGAAAAAGCGGGATCAAACCTGATCCCGCTTACTAAATTATACTTATCCACACACTTCACTGATTGCTTCTTGCATAGCAGCAACAACAATATCGATTTCAGCGGCGCTAATGCATAATGGTGGGGCAAAACCAAGAATATCACCTTGTGGCATGGCCCGCGTAATAACACCACGCTTACACAAACTACGAAGTTATTGGCTTTCAAGAAAAAATGTTATAGTAATTGAAAGTTCTGATTGGGGAGATTTCTAACATTTTTTTAGTTCAAAGTTTCCCTCCATTTTCTGGAGATTAAATTGAAGATTACTGCCTATTTATTAATATTATTCTGTTCTGTAATAGCTTCTTCAAATTCGTATGCATTAAGTTGCAATATAACTTATGATAAAGAATTAATTGATGATTATGACGTAATTTTTAAAGGATATGCGACATCATCAAGAGTTGTATACTATGAATCTGCTAATGAAACAGATCCTATAACTATACAAAAGAGCATTACAACTTTTGTAATTGATAAATTATATAAAGGAAAGAACTCTCAAGAAATCAATATACTCCATTCATCCAATACAAGTTTCTGGGGTAAAAATTTTGTAAAAAACGAACCCATGCTTATATTTGCAAAAAATGACAATATACCAAACCAAGTGCAACTAGGTTTATGCGATCCTAATTTTGAAGTTCATCAAATTCCTCAACGAATAACTGATCTACTTTTAGACTTTATAGAGCAAAAAAAATCTAACGTAATTTCAAAATAAAAATTGAGTTTTAAATTAAATAAACCTAAACGCGTTCGATCACCATGGCGATGCCTTGGCCGACGCCGATGCACATTGTGCAGAGGGCGTATTTGCCGCCAGTGCGTTCAAGTTGATTGACCGCGGTTGTTACAAGGCGAACACCGCTCATACCCAGTGGGTGACCGAATGCGATTGCGCCGCCTTGCGGGTTAATGCGCGGATCATCATCAGCAATACCGAGTGTACGTGTACAAGCAAGAACCTGTGCGGCGAATGCCTCGTTAAGCTCAAGAATATCCATGTCATCAAGGGATAAGCCAAGACGTGCCAGCAATTTTTGTGATGCTGGAACTGGGCCAATACCCATTGTACGCGGTGCAACACCAGCAACAGCAGAACCCAGAATACGGGCACGTGGCGTTAAACCGTGTTTGCTTGCGGCTTCTTCGGTGGCGATCAATGTCGCTGCGGCACCGTCGTTAATTCCAGATGCGTTACCGGCTGTGATTGTGCCCCCTTCAAAAATTGTGCGAAGGCTCGCCATTTTTTCAAGGTTTGATTGACGTGGATGCTCATCGCGGTCCACGATAATCGGATCTTTACGTCGTTGCGGT encodes:
- a CDS encoding aromatic amino acid transporter, producing MSEDKNPSVLVGTAIIAGATVGAGMFSLPIITSGMWFTWSIIALVVSWYLLYQSGLMVVETNLNYPRGSSYDTFVKDTLGPKWNLFNGITFAFVLYVLTYAYISGGGSIVSHTLEASIGLNLPPVVAGLTFAFGLAFIVWLSTAMVGRINAIIVGGMSITFLLSMGEFTTRIQLPVLLDNKAEYIPFIFAALPYFLASYGYHAAIPSVMKYYGKKPDLIRKSVLYGSLFSMVVYALWLMVTQGNIGREEFKPIIASGGNIGDIVGALNNVAESANLSALVNAFANMAVVSSFLGVSLGLFDFIADKFKFSDDGMGRLKTAAITFIPPTIGGVFFPNGFLYAIGLVGLFGMVMATLMPALCVRASRKKFENKDFRAGSDKLINVILVYTAFLAICFIAAAAGLLPKFG
- a CDS encoding cystathionine gamma-synthase family protein; this translates as MTDKNWDNIDQATMAVWAGEEKTFLEGCAQVPIVNSVSYSHDDVDEWFEVATGKREGHIYSRNTNPTVDVFEEKMRVLEGAEAATSFSTGMAAISNALFTFLSPGQRVVSTKDTYGGTSVVFLEHLPRFGVDVSLVETTDMDAIEAEVDKGCDLLYLETPTNPTMKVLDLKRLIAYGKERGAIVIVDNTFATPINQNPLALGADLVVHSATKFLGGHSDAMGGILCGKEDLIKKAYSFREINGASLDANSAYLLLRGLKTLKLRVKQQNENALALAKYLEGHDKVEKVFYPGLENDPGHEIAKGQMRGFTGMLSFSLKGGFDSVRKFLPSVKYAHRAAHLGGVETILGPPRTASHVELTEEQRAALGIPESLIRCSVGIEDIDDIIADFEQAMKSL
- a CDS encoding Lrp/AsnC family transcriptional regulator, producing MTLTALDPTDLKILSVLQNEGRISKTDLAERVNLSPSPCWVRLQRLEDEGYITSYSANIVLDKLFSFSTVMVEVSLKSHTKNDFIRFEEAVQSMDHVVDCYATGGGIDYILRIVAKDIDLYQKLIDEMLDADIGIDRYFTYIVTKTVKSSNQIKINALLDN